One part of the Vitis riparia cultivar Riparia Gloire de Montpellier isolate 1030 chromosome 8, EGFV_Vit.rip_1.0, whole genome shotgun sequence genome encodes these proteins:
- the LOC117919814 gene encoding sigma factor binding protein 2, chloroplastic, whose translation MDKALSVDQRKASGKAKAKKTTTKPFKVVYIGNPRMVKVKESEFRALVQELTGQDADISDPTVFEEIHDVGGNQKVPDVANNENELELDVPPVDRGDETPQMSDVPMEQLDDVFTPQLLENFTGLLQSTLWYESPQVNVLRSL comes from the coding sequence ATGGATAAAGCACTGAGTGTTGATCAAAGGAAAGCAAGCGGAAAGGCGAAAGCGAAGAAGACAACAACCAAACCATTCAAAGTAGTGTACATCGGCAACCCCAGAATGGTGAAGGTCAAAGAGTCAGAATTCAGGGCTTTGGTGCAAGAACTGACTGGCCAAGACGCCGACATATCAGACCCCACCGTGTTTGAAGAGATCCACGATGTCGGTGGCAATCAAAAGGTTCCTGATGTTGCTAACAATGAGAATGAACTTGAACTGGACGTCCCTCCAGTGGACCGTGGTGATGAGACACCTCAGATGTCTGATGTTCCGATGGAGCAGTTGGATGATGTCTTCACGCCTCAGCTACTGGAGAATTTCACCGGCCTATTGCAGTCCACTTTGTGGTATGAATCTCCTCAAGTTAATGTGCTGAGGAGCCTTTAA